The Moorena producens PAL-8-15-08-1 genomic interval TAGGGTGAAATACGCTGTGGTTTGAAAACCTATCCAGTTGACTCCTTATTATTCTTAGTCACTTAAAACTAGAAACTAGAAACTAGAAACTAGAAACTTGTCAGTGGCGAAGTCACAACGGAAAACTGAAAACTGACAGCTGACAGCTGATAGCTGTTGGCGTAGCCTGCCCGTAGCGCATATGCTTACCACAAAACATAAAAAAGGAACAGACTACGAGAGAATAGTCTAGTTCCTACACAGAAGTGGTTGAATCAGTTATGCCGACGCAAAAATCCGGAAATATTTAAAATTACTAGGTCACACCAATTTCTTAGACTTGCGCTTTAATGAGGTAACACTTAATCCCAGTAAGCTTAGGCTTAACAAGCCCATTGTCATGGGTTCAGGAACAGGTCGAGAATTGGAAGGACCCCCAGGATTGGGAGTTAGATCAACATTAATATCAGCCTGGGTAAGAGTAAAAGAACCCGTAGTACCTAGCCAGCCAGACATACCAAAGTTAGTGTTTTTGCCATTAGCTCCAACCCCAACCTGGAAGGAGTATTTACCATTTTCAGGTCTTTGGTAAAGATTCAGTTCCTTGCCATCGTAGAAATCTACGCCAGTTAAGGTAGCCCGAGTTTCATTCATGTTATAGTAGCGCCAAGTAGTAGTATCCACGGAGCCACCATTTTCTGCGTATTCAGACTTCGGTAGTTCCTTTTTCGGTCCTCCCCAAGGTTCTGGTGTGCTATCGAACCAAATATCAACGTCCCATTTTTTAGTATCATCTAACTCAGAAACGATGGTACCCAACAAATTAGCAGTCCCATCATCGTATTCATTAAAGATACCTGAAGTGTCAAATACAAATCTCCCTGAGTCCAACTCAGGAAACCAGAAAGCGTGTCCTGACCACTTTGTGTCTTTTGGGTAGATATGAGCTTCATCGGCTAACCAGGAGTTGAAGATATCAGCTGCCTGGGCTTGTCCTACTGCTCCTAAAACTATAGACCCTAAAACTAATCCACTGCTTAAAAATTTAGTTATTTTCATGTTATTAACGCCCTAGTTATTTGAATAAATTAATGAATTGACTGTAGTCTGTAACTAATTGGTTTACTAATTGTTTGACTAACTTGACCATAGCCTGAGCTGTCAGTAAAATCACTTTCAGTAAATTAACTGATATTTATAGTCTGCCAATCTGATGGTTGCGATCGCGTTAGCGCTAACCTATAAAAGGTATAAATTTTGTATTTTTTTGTATAAATTCATAGCAATAAAAAAAAAACCGTCACCCTTAAACTCGCACCCAACTTGATTTCATGACCCGGAGCTAATCTACAGAAAATAGTCCGTGCATTTTTTCCGTCCTCTTCAGGACTATCAAGGGGCCACTTCTAAGCAAGTCAGCTCAAGTGCCCACTCGCCCTTTGCATCAATACGAATTACTAAAACATTTATGTTACAAGGTTTTTCATTCCCTGTTCCCTATTCCCTATTCCCTATTGCCTGGGGGCAGCGCTATAGCTTGACAAATTGCCCTTAATTAAGGGAAACTCTAGGTTATCCTATGGGAGGGCGAAGCAAAAGCACATAAAACCTAGGGTT includes:
- a CDS encoding PEP-CTERM sorting domain-containing protein (PEP-CTERM proteins occur, often in large numbers, in the proteomes of bacteria that also encode an exosortase, a predicted intramembrane cysteine proteinase. The presence of a PEP-CTERM domain at a protein's C-terminus predicts cleavage within the sorting domain, followed by covalent anchoring to some some component of the (usually Gram-negative) cell surface. Many PEP-CTERM proteins exhibit an unusual sequence composition that includes large numbers of potential glycosylation sites. Expression of one such protein has been shown restore the ability of a bacterium to form floc, a type of biofilm.), whose amino-acid sequence is MKITKFLSSGLVLGSIVLGAVGQAQAADIFNSWLADEAHIYPKDTKWSGHAFWFPELDSGRFVFDTSGIFNEYDDGTANLLGTIVSELDDTKKWDVDIWFDSTPEPWGGPKKELPKSEYAENGGSVDTTTWRYYNMNETRATLTGVDFYDGKELNLYQRPENGKYSFQVGVGANGKNTNFGMSGWLGTTGSFTLTQADINVDLTPNPGGPSNSRPVPEPMTMGLLSLSLLGLSVTSLKRKSKKLV